One genomic region from Arenicella chitinivorans encodes:
- a CDS encoding DUF192 domain-containing protein has product MMSWLLTLPGEERQTYRVHKMESFIERARGLLFQSGISAGEVYWFDRCSSVHMFGMRFPIDVVFLDKQFSITKIVSGLKPWRFSYSLGSRSVLEMKSGESSARQMKVGQVLEFQRVEDVKNV; this is encoded by the coding sequence ATGATGTCCTGGTTGTTGACACTGCCTGGTGAAGAACGGCAAACCTACCGCGTACACAAAATGGAGTCTTTCATTGAGCGCGCGCGAGGCTTGTTGTTTCAGTCAGGAATAAGTGCCGGTGAAGTCTACTGGTTTGATCGGTGTTCAAGCGTGCACATGTTCGGGATGCGATTCCCAATTGATGTCGTGTTCTTGGATAAACAGTTCAGTATTACAAAAATAGTGTCAGGGCTAAAGCCTTGGCGATTCTCATATTCGTTGGGCAGTCGCTCGGTACTTGAAATGAAGTCAGGTGAATCGAGTGCCCGCCAAATGAAAGTTGGTCAAGTTTTAGAATTTCAAAGGGTCGAGGACGTCAAAAATGTATAA